From the Leptidea sinapis chromosome 42, ilLepSina1.1, whole genome shotgun sequence genome, one window contains:
- the LOC126976800 gene encoding uncharacterized protein LOC126976800, translating into MSQINENTQYLNIIPTEIVLWIFSFLSPNELVLCREVCIRWKQIIDNLYQRDKLWRKFCVCDFPSVYKIARYKAEPGLSWHNIYRSLTLWSKLEHAKEIHSEFASASSPREEILDIQVLNNGLVGVHTRSGIFYYEIMTKEPSKRSPISGGYLRYMENDETLIFLSSSFHLFIFRKVLANPRQETTSSLSNIKMFIANDRAVYIVTLNNDVHVCSLIESKLESKFLCRFPNGIMSLGFGDHLNILTDQRHIYSIINNEPILQCNLTDVSNLLHELRKYNLLEELDWRVYFQWMYLLNHTLPHGPLRDILIIRTYCKVVFVGTTWGVLRIYYNPFINDEFDLFNSDPIKQYNFMERSDCPVLTISPIIQIDVIEVEEGHMVLVAMPKKVAVLHFSHISKEAAANTIIAYNDVQNINVVTMFD; encoded by the coding sequence aTGTCTCAAATCAATGAAAATACGCAATACTTAAACATAATCCCAACGGAAATTGTGCTTTGGATATTCAGCTTTTTATCACCTAACGAGCTCGTTTTGTGTCGAGAAGTGTGCATAAGATGGAAACAAATAATTGATAACTTATATCAACGCGACAAACTGTGGCGTAAATTTTGTGTTTGTGATTTTCCTTCTGTTTATAAGATTGCTCGCTATAAGGCAGAGCCGGGTCTAAGTTGGCACAACATATATCGATCTTTGACTCTCTGGTCTAAGCTTGAGCATGCTAAGGAGATCCACAGTGAGTTTGCATCAGCTTCATCACCAAGAGAAGAAATACTAGATATTCAAGTGCTTAATAATGGTCTTGTGGGAGTGCACACTAGAAGTGGTATTTTTTACTACGAAATTATGACAAAGGAACCTTCGAAACGCAGCCCCATATCAGGTGGCTACTTACGATACATGGAAAATGATGAAACACTAATATTTTTGAGTTCCAGCTTCcatctatttatttttaggAAAGTTTTAGCAAACCCAAGACAAGAGACTACCAGTTCTTTAAGCAACATCAAGATGTTCATCGCAAATGATAGAGCAGTTTACATCGTTACATTAAATAATGATGTTCATGTATGTAGCCTTATCGAAAGCAAACTAGAGAGTAAATTTTTATGTCGTTTTCCAAACGGAATAATGTCTTTAggttttggtgatcatttaaaCATACTGACAGATCAACGTCATATTTACTCTATAATTAACAATGAACCTATTTTACAATGTAATCTCACTGATGTATCAAATTTGCTTCATGAATTgcgaaaatataatttgttagaAGAGCTGGACTGGAGGGTGTATTTCCAGTGGATGTATCTCTTGAATCATACTTTGCCTCATGGACCGCTGAGAGACATACTAATAATCAGAACATATTGTAAAGTTGTATTTGTTGGGACAACTTGGGGTGTTTTACGAATCTACTACAATCCGTTTATAAATGATGAATTTGACTTATTTAATTCTGATCcgataaaacaatataattttatggaACGTTCCGACTGTCCTGTACTGACAATAAGCCCAATCATTCAAATTGACGTAATCGAAGTTGAGGAAGGGCATATGGTGTTAGTTGCAATGCCAAAAAAAGTTGCAGTCTTGCATTTCAGTCACATTTCCAAAGAAGCAGCAGCGAATACAATCATAGCATATAACGATGTGCAGAACATTAATGTTGTGACGATGTTTGATTAA